A single genomic interval of Fusarium verticillioides 7600 chromosome 8, whole genome shotgun sequence harbors:
- a CDS encoding SulP family sulfate permease, protein MSQPGKNSAKTALEKFIGADHTEPEEKAPSITNADLYIEEEPTVGEFLREITPSARAVGEYFYNLFPFLSWVGKYNLIWFIGDLVAGITVGAVVVPQSMAYAQLAQLPVEYGLYSSFMGVLIYWFFATSKDITIGPVAVMSQVTGNIVLKAADSLPDVPGHVVASALAVIVGSIVTFLGLARLGWLVEFIPLPSICAFMTGSGVNIIAGQVPKLMGIKGVNTRQATYRVIIDTLKNLGGSKLDAAIGLSALTMLYLIRIFCSTMAKKQPQRAKLYFFISTLRTAFVILLYVGISAGMNINHRSKPRISIVGDVPSGFTHAAVPEINTPIIKSFVSELPAAVIVVLIEHISISKSFGRVNNYVIDPSQELVAIGVSNLLGPFLGAYPATGSFSRTAIKSKAGVRTPFAGVITAIVVLLALYALTAVFFYIPNAGLAGVIIHAVGDVITPPKVVYQFWRVSPIEVIIFFAGVLVTIFSSIENGIYTTIAMSAAVVVFRLFKTRGRFLGVVRVRTMKANVSDGTSSPGSVDEGEGSLRAGFLPLDHGNGANPKVIVRTPYPGVFIYRFAEGFNYPNASHYLNHLTETIFQECRRTNPALLGKLGDRPWNDREPRHIKAVDNDERPILKAVILDFSSVNNVDVTSIQALIDVRNQLDKFAAPEVVDWHFANIENRWTKRALAAAGFGFRTPRTNHDGTGHWKAIFSIADLGGDDSAATAAALDEKAKSAPVKQDIEAVDDSINSIGSEKGVSRDPTSARLIAVQGLNRPFFHLDLQEAVDAAVSAAELKQH, encoded by the exons ATGTCTCAACCCGGCAAGAATTCTGCCAAGACGGCATTGGAAAAGTTCATCGGCGCCGATCACACCGAACCCGAAGAGAAAGCGCCTTCAATCACCAATGCCGACCTTTACATCGAGGAGGAGCCCACAGTTGGTGAATTTCTTCGAGAAATCACACCCAGCGCTCGTGCTGTTGGAGAATACTTTTACAACCTATTCCCGTTCTTGTCATGGGTTGGCAAGTACAATTTGATCTGGTTCATCGGTGATTTGGTCGCTG GTATCACAGTTGGTGCTGTCGTCGTTCCCCAGTCCATGGCCTATGCCCAGTTGGCACAGCTCCCGGTCGAATATGGATTGTACTCATCCTTCATGGGTGTCTTGATCTACTGGTTCTTTGCCACATCCAAGGACATCACCATTGGT CCCGTTGCTGTAATGTCCCAGGTCACGGGTAACATCGTTCTCAAGGCTGCCGATTCCCTGCCTGACGTTCCTGGTCACGTTGTCGCCTCCGCCCTTGCAGTCATCGTCGGCTCAATTGTCACTTTCCTTGGTCTCGCTCGTCTTGGCTGGCTCGTTGAGTTTATCCCTCTGCCTTCCATTTGCGCTTTCATGACTGGCTCCGGTGTCAACATTATCGCTGGCCAGGTCCCTAAGCTTATGGGCATCAAGGGTGTCAACACCCGTCAGGCAACCTACCGTGTGATCATTGACACCCTCAAGAACTTGGGTGGTAGCAAGCTCGATGCTGCTATTGGTCTGTCAGCCCTGACCATGCTCTACCTCATTCGTATTTTCTGCAGcaccatggccaagaagcagcccCAGCGCGCTAAGCTGTACTTCTTCATTTCGACACTGCGAACTGCCTTTGTCATCCTGCTGTACGTTGGTATCAGCGCTGGCATGAACATCAATCACCGCTCCAAGCCCCGCATCAGCATTGTCGGCGACGTCCCCAGTG GTTTCACTCACGCTGCTGTCCCCGAGATCAACACCCCTATCATCAAGTCCTTCGTCTCTGAGCTTCCCGCCGCCGTCATCGTTGTCCTGATTGAGCACATTTCCATCTCTAAGTCTTTCGGCCGTGTCAACAACTATGTTATCGACCCCTCGCAGGAACTCGTCGCCATTGGTGTCAGCAACCTTCTCGGTCCCTTCCTTGGAGCCTACCCCGCCACTGGATCTTTCTCCCGAACTGCCATTAAGTCCAAGGCTGGTGTCCGAACTCCCTTCGCTGGTGTCATCACTGCTATTGTCGTCTTGCTTGCTCTATATGCTCTTACTGCTGTCTTCTTCTACATTCCCAACGCgggtcttgctggtgtcattATCCATGCTGTCGGAGATGTCATCACTCCTCCCAAGGTTGTCTACCAGTTCTGGCGCGTCTCACCCATTGaggtcatcatcttcttcgctggtgTActcgtcaccatcttcagctccatcgAGAACGGTATCTACACCACGATCGCCATGTCCGCTgctgtcgtcgtcttccGTCTCTTCAAAACCCGTGGTCGCTTCCTCGGTGTTGTCCGTGTCCGAACCATGAAGGCCAACGTCAGTGACGGTACCTCCAGTCCTGGATcagttgatgagggtgagggtTCTCTCCGAGCTGGCTTCCTTCCTCTCGATCACGGCAACGGTGCCAACCCCAAGGTTATTGTCCGCACTCCTTACCCTGGTGTCTTCATCTACCGATTTGCCGAGGGCTTCAACTACCCCAATGCTTCTCATTACCTCAACCACCTCACCGAGACGATCTTTCAGGAGTGCCGACGAACTAACCCTGCTCTACTGGGTAAGCTTGGAGACCGTCCCTGGAACGACCGAGAACCCCGTCacatcaaggctgttgataatgatgagcGACCTATCCTCAAGGCCGTCATCCTTGATTTCTCTAGCGTCAACAACGTCGACGTTACTTCTATCCAAGCCCTGATTGATGTACGCAACCAACTTGACAAGTTCGCTGCTCCTGAGGTCGTCGACTGGCACTTCGCCAATATCGAGAACCGATGGACTAAGCGtgctctcgctgctgctggcttcGGTTTCCGCACTCCCCGCACTAACCACGATGGTACTGGACATTGGAAGGCTATATTCTCCATCGCCGACCTTGGCGGCGATGACAGcgctgctactgctgctgctctcgaTGAGAAAGCCAAGAGCGCTCCCGTCAAGCAGGACATTGAGGCTGTCGACGACTCTATCAACAGCATTGGCTCTGAGAAGGGTGTCTCAAGAGACCCAACCAGCGCTCGTCTCATTGCCGTGCAAGGTCTCAACCGAcctttcttccatctcgatTTGCAAGAGGCTGTCGACGCTGCCGTTTCCGCAGCTGAGTTGAAGCAGCACTAA